Proteins co-encoded in one Anaerolineae bacterium genomic window:
- a CDS encoding 4Fe-4S dicluster domain-containing protein — protein sequence MENSRRSFLKIAGISALGLGTKPVLNAFASGGQSEKREAEIRKNPAALKAKRWAMVIDTRKYESEEDLGPIVEACNKIHNIPKHTNKRHEIMWIWIDEFKYVFTNQEHEFVDDRVKHLPFLVLCNHCEKPACVRACPTKATFKREDGIVLMDFHRCIGCRFCMAACPYGSRSFNFRDPRPFIKEENKEFPTRMKGVVEKCNLCAERLAVGKMPACAEASNGAIVVGDLHDSESEVRKLLKNNYTIRRKPELGAGPAIYYIV from the coding sequence ATGGAAAACAGCAGAAGAAGCTTCTTAAAAATAGCTGGTATTTCAGCTCTTGGTTTAGGGACAAAGCCTGTTCTAAATGCATTTGCTTCTGGTGGACAGAGCGAAAAGCGTGAAGCTGAAATCCGGAAAAATCCAGCTGCTTTAAAAGCAAAAAGATGGGCTATGGTTATAGATACCAGAAAGTACGAGTCTGAAGAGGACCTCGGGCCGATTGTTGAGGCTTGCAACAAGATCCATAATATCCCTAAGCATACAAACAAAAGACACGAAATCATGTGGATATGGATTGACGAATTTAAATATGTCTTTACAAACCAGGAACATGAATTTGTTGATGACAGGGTAAAACATTTGCCATTCCTGGTGCTTTGCAATCATTGCGAGAAACCCGCATGTGTCAGAGCCTGTCCGACCAAGGCAACCTTTAAGCGGGAGGACGGAATTGTTCTAATGGACTTTCATCGCTGCATAGGGTGCAGGTTTTGCATGGCTGCATGCCCCTACGGATCGAGAAGCTTTAATTTCAGAGATCCACGTCCCTTTATCAAGGAGGAGAACAAAGAATTCCCCACAAGGATGAAAGGGGTTGTGGAAAAGTGCAATCTTTGCGCTGAAAGGCTGGCTGTTGGAAAAATGCCGGCCTGTGCGGAAGCATCAAACGGAGCAATAGTTGTTGGGGATCTTCACGATTCTGAGTCTGAAGTCAGAAAATT
- the dsrJ gene encoding sulfate reduction electron transfer complex DsrMKJOP subunit DsrJ, with amino-acid sequence MNDKNKIITGLIIFIVIITFPFWYNMGKASPVPEPKLTDKAKLEKECIEPKEFMKAEHMQILDVWREAVVRNASRVYVSKTGKNFNMSLAGGDDSCIGCHSSKADFCDKCHNYASVRPYCWTCHIEPPKEKK; translated from the coding sequence ATGAATGATAAAAACAAGATAATCACCGGTTTAATCATCTTTATTGTGATTATTACATTTCCTTTTTGGTATAATATGGGGAAAGCATCTCCTGTACCTGAACCAAAATTGACCGACAAGGCAAAACTCGAAAAAGAATGCATTGAGCCAAAGGAGTTTATGAAGGCAGAGCACATGCAGATACTTGATGTCTGGAGAGAAGCTGTTGTAAGAAATGCCAGCAGGGTTTATGTGAGCAAAACAGGCAAAAATTTTAATATGAGTCTTGCCGGCGGAGATGATTCATGTATTGGATGCCATTCCAGCAAGGCTGATTTTTGTGATAAATGCCACAATTATGCATCGGTAAGACCTTACTGCTGGACTTGTCATATTGAGCCGCCAAAGGAGAAGAAGTAA
- a CDS encoding (Fe-S)-binding protein, whose amino-acid sequence MAELPKSDELFSKINYNPPQSGWMDTPTVIRDGMFCYAAKPKSVETLGLPYPREWNPKHEDWLLPENWKEIIYEGMKDRLARFRSFKIFMDICVRCGACADKCHFFIGTGDPKNMPVLRAELIRSVYRNDFTTFGKMLGRLAGARKLTLDVLKEWWYYFFQCTECRRCSVFCPYGIDTAEITMLGRELLNLLGLNIDWIATPVSNCYRTGNHMGIQPHAFKDMLDFFVDEIEEITGVRVNPQFNKKGADILFITPSGDVFGDPGTYTCMGYMILHHYLKEKYGLNITWSTYASEGGNFGLFTSNETMKRLNAKMYAEAKRLGVKWILGGECGHMWRVINQFMSTMNGPADFLEEPVSPITGTKFENAKSTKMVHIVEFTADLIKHGKLDLDPSRNDHLKVTFHDSCNVSRGMGMFDEPRYVIKNVCNNFYDMPRNCIKEQTFCCGSGSGLNASEDMELRLAGGLPRANAVKYVHDKHDVNMLACICAIDRAVLPPLMKYWVPEVDVTGTHELVANALILPGEKERTVNLRGEETPGKPDK is encoded by the coding sequence ATGGCTGAACTTCCCAAATCAGATGAATTATTTTCGAAAATTAATTATAATCCGCCACAAAGCGGATGGATGGATACCCCTACGGTAATTAGAGACGGGATGTTTTGTTATGCCGCTAAACCTAAAAGCGTTGAAACACTTGGTCTCCCCTACCCCAGGGAATGGAATCCTAAACATGAGGACTGGCTGCTTCCAGAAAACTGGAAAGAGATAATTTATGAAGGGATGAAGGATCGGCTGGCGCGGTTCAGGTCCTTTAAGATTTTCATGGATATCTGTGTTCGGTGCGGAGCATGCGCCGACAAATGCCACTTCTTTATCGGAACAGGCGACCCGAAAAATATGCCGGTTCTCAGGGCCGAACTTATACGATCTGTATATAGAAATGATTTTACAACCTTCGGGAAAATGCTCGGAAGGCTTGCAGGCGCGAGAAAACTTACTTTAGATGTTTTAAAAGAGTGGTGGTACTATTTTTTCCAGTGTACCGAATGCCGGCGCTGCTCGGTCTTTTGTCCATACGGCATTGATACTGCCGAAATCACCATGCTTGGCAGGGAGCTGCTCAATCTTCTTGGCCTTAACATTGACTGGATAGCGACGCCTGTTTCAAATTGTTACAGGACAGGAAATCATATGGGAATCCAGCCTCATGCATTTAAAGATATGCTTGATTTCTTTGTAGATGAAATTGAAGAAATAACAGGAGTAAGAGTAAACCCTCAATTTAATAAAAAAGGCGCGGATATTCTTTTTATTACCCCGTCCGGAGATGTGTTTGGCGATCCCGGCACATATACCTGTATGGGATATATGATACTGCATCATTATTTAAAGGAAAAATACGGGCTTAATATTACATGGAGCACATATGCTTCTGAGGGCGGAAATTTTGGCCTTTTCACTTCCAATGAAACCATGAAACGGCTTAACGCAAAAATGTATGCTGAAGCCAAAAGGCTGGGAGTAAAATGGATTCTCGGAGGAGAGTGCGGACATATGTGGCGGGTTATAAATCAGTTCATGAGCACCATGAACGGGCCTGCCGATTTTCTCGAAGAACCGGTTAGTCCGATAACAGGCACAAAGTTCGAGAATGCCAAATCCACCAAGATGGTTCATATTGTTGAGTTTACCGCAGATCTTATCAAACACGGCAAGCTTGATCTTGATCCCTCCAGGAACGATCATTTAAAGGTTACATTTCATGATTCCTGTAATGTTTCCAGGGGCATGGGGATGTTTGATGAGCCAAGGTATGTTATAAAAAATGTGTGCAATAATTTTTATGACATGCCCAGAAACTGCATAAAGGAGCAGACATTCTGCTGCGGCAGCGGGTCCGGCCTGAATGCAAGTGAAGATATGGAATTACGGCTTGCCGGAGGTCTGCCAAGGGCTAATGCCGTAAAATATGTTCATGATAAACATGATGTGAACATGCTGGCCTGTATATGCGCAATTGACAGGGCCGTGCTTCCGCCTCTTATGAAGTACTGGGTTCCGGAAGTGGATGTTACAGGCACACATGAACTGGTGGCCAATGCCCTGATCTTGCCCGGAGAAAAGGAAAGAACCGTTAACCTGCGTGGAGAAGAAACACCGGGCAAACCGGACAAATAG
- the dsrM gene encoding sulfate reduction electron transfer complex DsrMKJOP subunit DsrM yields MNVKYLFSLIAVIVLISLAYVGVEAAGLQVLFGIIIPYIAVLIFIVGFIYRVMDWANSPVPFRIPSTCGQQKSLPWIKHSKIDNPFTAGGVIVRMFFEILFFRSLFRNTKCRLNEGTKISYVWEKWLWLAALAFHYSFLTVLIRHLRFFLEPVPACLQLLENVDSFFQVGLPGLFLSGAVLLASVVFLFLRRIYIPQVRYISLAADFFPLFLIISIAITGILMRYFTKVNVVGVKEFAMGLATLHPTVPDGIGSIFYVHLFLVSVLFAYFPFSKLMHMGGVFLSPTRNLPNNTRAERHINPWNPVVKVHTYEEYEDDFREKMIEAGLPVEKES; encoded by the coding sequence ATGAATGTAAAGTACTTATTTTCCCTCATAGCGGTTATTGTGCTGATTTCGTTAGCCTATGTGGGAGTTGAGGCGGCTGGACTTCAGGTTCTTTTTGGCATCATAATACCTTATATAGCCGTACTCATCTTTATCGTGGGGTTTATATATCGTGTAATGGACTGGGCGAATTCACCTGTTCCATTCCGTATTCCCTCTACATGCGGTCAGCAGAAATCACTCCCCTGGATCAAACATTCCAAGATAGACAACCCGTTTACTGCCGGCGGCGTAATTGTGCGGATGTTTTTTGAAATACTTTTTTTCCGCTCATTATTCAGGAACACCAAGTGCAGATTGAATGAAGGAACTAAAATCTCATATGTATGGGAAAAGTGGTTGTGGCTTGCGGCATTGGCATTCCACTATTCTTTTCTTACCGTGCTGATAAGGCATCTGCGGTTTTTTCTTGAGCCCGTGCCTGCATGTTTGCAGTTGCTGGAAAATGTCGATAGTTTCTTCCAGGTCGGATTGCCCGGGCTCTTCCTGTCCGGCGCGGTTCTTCTGGCATCTGTAGTCTTTCTATTTTTAAGAAGAATCTATATTCCGCAGGTGAGATATATTTCCCTTGCTGCCGATTTTTTTCCACTTTTCCTTATTATCAGCATAGCTATTACCGGCATTCTCATGCGTTATTTCACAAAGGTGAACGTCGTAGGCGTTAAAGAGTTTGCAATGGGTTTAGCAACACTTCATCCAACTGTTCCTGATGGCATAGGAAGTATTTTTTATGTCCATCTGTTTCTTGTAAGTGTTCTTTTTGCATATTTCCCTTTCAGCAAACTTATGCATATGGGAGGTGTGTTTTTGAGCCCTACCAGGAATCTGCCGAACAATACCCGCGCTGAAAGACATATCAACCCCTGGAATCCCGTTGTCAAGGTTCATACATACGAAGAGTATGAAGATGACTTCAGGGAAAAAATGATAGAAGCTGGACTTCCAGTGGAAAAGGAGAGCTAA
- a CDS encoding RsbRD N-terminal domain-containing protein — translation MRLNDLLKQKKAAIVKQWFDMVVNTYPHDTSRFLKDQKDPFANPVGNTISQGIGPLFDELINKMDQTIITSFLEPILKIRAVQVMFSPSQAVAFIFSLKQAIRKNLKKELCDNKILNELLLFESKIDELGLMAFDVFIKCREQIYAIKATDERNRTFRAFERAGLVTEIEDNRPCD, via the coding sequence ATGAGGCTAAACGATTTACTGAAGCAAAAAAAAGCCGCAATTGTTAAACAATGGTTTGACATGGTGGTTAATACTTATCCTCACGACACCTCCCGGTTTCTCAAGGACCAGAAAGATCCTTTTGCCAATCCTGTTGGAAACACCATTTCGCAGGGCATTGGGCCTCTATTTGATGAATTAATCAATAAAATGGATCAAACAATAATAACATCGTTTTTGGAACCCATCCTCAAAATCAGAGCTGTCCAGGTAATGTTTTCTCCCTCACAAGCTGTTGCCTTTATCTTTTCCTTGAAACAAGCAATTAGAAAAAATTTAAAAAAAGAACTTTGCGATAATAAGATTTTAAATGAGTTGTTGCTGTTCGAGTCAAAGATCGATGAACTTGGATTAATGGCCTTTGATGTTTTTATTAAATGCAGGGAACAAATTTACGCGATTAAGGCAACCGATGAAAGAAACAGAACCTTCAGAGCATTTGAAAGGGCCGGCCTTGTAACCGAAATCGAAGATAACAGACCGTGCGATTAA
- the acnA gene encoding aconitate hydratase AcnA, with amino-acid sequence MTACKNSFGTRSILNTSDGPFVYYDLKKIADSGFADIDYFPFCIKILLENLLRNEDNIVVNADDVENMARWNPKVSGNNEVPFMPARILLQDFTGVPALVDMAAMRDAANRLNIDPMKINPNIPVELVIDHSVQVDSFGSARSFEYNVKKEFQRNSERYAFLRWGQKNFKNFNVVPPATGIIHQVNLEYLARVIFIKTENGQRIAFPDSLVGLDSHTTMINGIGVLGWGVGGIEAEAVMLGNPYFMLTPRVVGCCLDNTLPDGATATDLVLTITELLRKKGVVGKFVEFYGPGVRSLSCEDRATISNMAPEYGATMGFFPVDDETIKYLRLSGRSQKNIALVENYCRAQGLFRTETMPDPIYNDSIHLDMSAIESSLAGPKRPQQRIPLLKMKQCFINDFKESFANISSPNQQSAKPVEIRIDGDTFSIDHGCVVIAAITSCTNTSNPSAMVGAGLLAKKAVERGLCTRPWVKTSLAPGSRVVTEYLESAGLMQYLDTLRFNLVAYGCASCIGNSGPLLESVASAIREHNLVAASVISGNRNFEGRVSPLTRANFLASPLLVVAYAIAGRVDIDFEKEPISIDSSGKPVYLSEIWPGMEEIEKVVKKTIKPEIYRKAYATAFEGSSLWQSIPTPEGAIYKWDSKSTYIKEPPFFKKITREVSKLQDIKGARILALLGDSVTTDHISPAGAIPADGPAGVYLAKHGVTPLDFNSFGSRRGNHEVMLRGAFGNIRLQNRLVPGIEGGWTICLPEGKEMSIYEAAMRYQKKRTPLLIIAGSDYGTGSSRDWAAKGTALLGVKAVIAESFERIHRSNLVCMGILPLQFKSDENAGSLELDGTELYNITGIENKLKPGGELLVCADRKDGEKIEFMVTARIDSPIELSYYRHGGILAYVMRRLKTD; translated from the coding sequence ATGACAGCATGCAAAAACAGTTTTGGAACAAGGTCGATTCTCAACACATCTGATGGTCCTTTTGTATACTATGATCTGAAAAAAATTGCAGATTCGGGTTTTGCCGATATCGATTATTTTCCTTTTTGCATAAAGATACTTTTGGAAAACCTGCTCAGGAATGAAGACAATATTGTCGTGAATGCCGATGACGTAGAAAATATGGCAAGATGGAATCCAAAGGTTTCCGGAAACAATGAGGTTCCTTTCATGCCTGCCCGAATCCTGCTCCAGGATTTCACAGGGGTTCCGGCTCTTGTTGATATGGCTGCTATGCGAGATGCCGCAAATCGCCTTAATATCGATCCCATGAAAATCAATCCTAACATCCCTGTTGAACTGGTAATTGATCACTCGGTTCAGGTTGACTCTTTCGGTTCTGCAAGATCCTTTGAGTATAATGTTAAAAAGGAGTTTCAACGTAATTCAGAGCGTTATGCCTTTTTGCGCTGGGGGCAGAAAAATTTTAAAAATTTTAATGTAGTGCCTCCGGCAACAGGCATTATTCATCAGGTTAACCTGGAATACCTGGCAAGGGTAATATTCATAAAGACAGAAAATGGGCAAAGGATCGCTTTCCCGGACAGCCTTGTCGGCCTTGATTCCCACACCACGATGATTAACGGAATCGGTGTGCTCGGTTGGGGTGTCGGCGGTATTGAGGCCGAGGCCGTGATGTTAGGCAACCCTTATTTTATGCTTACTCCACGGGTAGTCGGATGTTGCCTGGACAACACTCTTCCTGACGGAGCCACGGCCACAGATCTTGTGCTTACCATAACCGAGCTGCTTCGGAAAAAAGGGGTGGTCGGCAAATTTGTTGAATTCTACGGGCCAGGCGTAAGGAGCCTGAGCTGCGAAGATCGGGCGACAATATCCAATATGGCTCCAGAGTACGGAGCAACCATGGGTTTTTTCCCTGTAGATGATGAAACAATCAAGTACCTTCGTCTATCGGGTCGGTCACAAAAAAATATCGCCCTTGTTGAAAACTATTGCAGAGCCCAGGGCCTTTTCAGAACAGAGACAATGCCGGACCCGATTTACAACGATAGTATCCATCTGGATATGAGCGCTATAGAATCGAGCCTGGCAGGCCCAAAGCGTCCTCAGCAGCGGATCCCTCTTTTAAAAATGAAACAGTGTTTTATTAATGACTTTAAGGAATCATTTGCAAACATCAGTTCCCCAAATCAGCAAAGCGCAAAACCTGTTGAGATCAGAATTGATGGGGATACATTTAGTATTGACCACGGTTGTGTGGTTATAGCGGCAATAACAAGCTGTACTAATACCTCAAATCCCTCGGCTATGGTTGGGGCAGGGCTGCTGGCAAAAAAGGCTGTTGAGCGCGGACTTTGTACTAGGCCATGGGTTAAAACCAGCCTGGCGCCCGGTTCCAGGGTGGTTACGGAATACCTTGAGAGTGCGGGGCTGATGCAATATCTTGATACGTTGCGCTTCAACCTCGTTGCCTATGGATGCGCGTCCTGTATCGGCAACAGCGGGCCCCTTCTGGAATCTGTGGCAAGTGCTATAAGGGAGCACAACCTCGTGGCTGCGTCTGTTATAAGCGGCAATCGTAATTTTGAAGGAAGGGTTTCTCCCCTGACCCGGGCCAACTTTCTTGCATCACCTCTACTGGTTGTTGCTTATGCCATTGCAGGGAGGGTGGACATTGATTTTGAAAAAGAACCCATATCGATTGATTCCAGCGGAAAGCCGGTATATTTGAGTGAAATATGGCCCGGCATGGAGGAGATTGAAAAGGTTGTTAAAAAGACCATAAAACCGGAAATATACAGAAAAGCATATGCAACGGCGTTTGAAGGATCAAGTCTGTGGCAATCGATTCCGACTCCTGAAGGAGCGATTTACAAATGGGATTCAAAATCAACCTATATTAAGGAGCCGCCTTTTTTTAAGAAAATAACGCGTGAGGTTTCAAAACTTCAGGATATCAAGGGAGCAAGGATTCTGGCTCTTCTTGGAGACAGCGTTACAACAGACCATATTTCACCTGCGGGCGCAATCCCTGCTGACGGTCCGGCAGGCGTATATCTTGCTAAGCATGGCGTAACGCCCTTGGATTTTAATTCCTTTGGATCCCGGCGCGGAAACCATGAAGTTATGCTGCGGGGCGCATTCGGCAATATCCGTCTTCAAAACAGGCTTGTGCCCGGCATAGAGGGTGGATGGACCATCTGTTTGCCGGAAGGAAAAGAAATGTCTATCTATGAAGCAGCCATGCGGTATCAAAAGAAAAGGACGCCCCTGCTGATTATAGCCGGCAGCGACTACGGCACCGGTAGTTCTCGAGACTGGGCAGCCAAAGGAACGGCCTTGCTTGGAGTTAAAGCTGTAATTGCTGAAAGTTTCGAGCGCATACACAGGAGCAACCTTGTGTGCATGGGGATTTTGCCTCTTCAGTTCAAATCCGATGAAAATGCCGGATCGCTTGAACTGGATGGAACCGAACTATATAATATAACAGGTATTGAAAACAAACTAAAACCCGGGGGGGAACTTTTGGTTTGCGCTGATCGGAAAGACGGCGAAAAGATCGAATTTATGGTTACTGCCAGGATCGACTCTCCAATAGAATTGAGTTATTACAGACATGGCGGAATACTGGCCTATGTTATGAGACGTCTGAAAACGGATTAA
- a CDS encoding response regulator has protein sequence MPNEKVLKINPLQKNGNQNNKREEKPRVLVADDEPNILRAMSLVLKSKFDVTTVKSGDKAIEKIQQGMDFDVISLDLQMPGLSGIESLKAIKQLSPSTEVLIVTAHSDLESAKGALKFGAYDYINKPFDNAELIAAFYKGVKRRRNAMGAGKTKEQLAFVKAQLMQSEKFSAIGQLLSGVAHELNNPLAAVIGFSELLLARECSPDIIRNYLERINKNSLLCKNIVKKLLSFSRKEESKLEYIRINQVIESTLDLKQYDFRVDSVQVVRQLADNMPNTMADFYELQQVFLNMINNAHQAMKMDAETRTLTIKSEFDKKTIRISFLDTGPGIPKKNLHKIFEPLFTTKKRDEGTGLGLSVCHEIIKKHNGDIFVASDKQKGACFVIELPLVGQLSQTAPIPHKKQNP, from the coding sequence TTGCCGAATGAAAAGGTGTTGAAAATAAATCCGCTGCAAAAGAATGGAAATCAAAACAACAAGCGCGAGGAAAAGCCGCGTGTTTTGGTGGCAGATGATGAGCCAAACATTCTGCGGGCCATGTCTTTAGTGCTTAAATCAAAGTTTGATGTTACCACAGTAAAAAGTGGCGATAAAGCAATTGAAAAGATCCAACAGGGCATGGATTTTGATGTGATTTCATTGGACCTGCAAATGCCCGGGCTGTCAGGCATTGAATCGCTCAAAGCTATAAAACAATTGAGCCCTTCTACGGAAGTGTTAATCGTTACAGCCCATTCAGATCTTGAATCAGCAAAAGGAGCTCTCAAATTTGGAGCTTATGATTACATTAACAAACCATTCGATAATGCTGAATTAATTGCAGCATTCTACAAAGGTGTGAAACGCCGAAGAAATGCAATGGGAGCGGGAAAAACCAAAGAACAGCTTGCGTTTGTCAAGGCACAGTTGATGCAGTCGGAAAAATTTTCCGCTATCGGGCAACTTTTGTCCGGAGTTGCCCATGAATTAAACAACCCCTTGGCCGCGGTCATTGGTTTCTCAGAACTTCTTCTTGCGAGAGAATGCTCACCTGATATAATCCGAAACTATCTGGAAAGAATAAACAAAAACTCTCTACTTTGCAAAAATATCGTTAAAAAGCTGCTTTCATTTTCCAGAAAAGAGGAATCAAAACTGGAATATATCCGGATCAATCAAGTTATTGAAAGCACCCTTGACCTTAAACAGTATGATTTCAGAGTAGATAGCGTTCAGGTGGTCAGACAATTAGCAGATAATATGCCTAATACAATGGCTGACTTCTACGAACTCCAGCAAGTATTTCTGAACATGATCAATAATGCGCACCAGGCAATGAAAATGGATGCGGAGACGCGAACGCTGACCATTAAGAGCGAATTTGATAAAAAAACAATACGCATCAGTTTCCTTGATACCGGGCCTGGCATCCCCAAAAAAAATCTCCATAAGATTTTTGAACCGCTTTTTACCACAAAAAAAAGAGATGAAGGCACAGGGCTCGGTTTAAGTGTTTGCCATGAAATCATCAAAAAACATAATGGTGATATCTTTGTGGCCAGTGACAAACAAAAAGGAGCTTGCTTTGTAATAGAGCTCCCTCTTGTCGGCCAGCTCTCACAAACTGCGCCGATTCCCCATAAAAAACAAAATCCTTGA
- a CDS encoding ATP-binding protein, translating into MEKEVNCINSGIVINYIKAHNNGDCSELLYELDPEIDSLSDPESFLKDPNNWVSSSVISKLFKRAGSILHDERVAYKIAKYSIENSSLGYIQKIFVKAFWSSKKSFKHAQAINDKFNRNKKVEAVKLLGNEAVVRLHWNPAMKSSKVLCLFNQGIYTFFPTIWSGKPYTLKEECCYFDGAPYCEYHIRWRFQNRVREYLSRFFMSRAMLKDIITEQEKDKELIEQKYDEVNRLNVSLNYKIKQLLAIQDTGKAIVSTLDLKQLLTVIMNILSNICHINRAIIMLVNEEKGCLQYMHGVGFDGEAPEDVKNYTIPLNHLSNIMARVASTGRPEYIPDIKKSILRKENIVLKLTNPTSVFVVPLITRSRVIGIIATDAVDGEGVPEVTRETLEIFAPQIAIAIENAKLYNKLKEQMEELKRSQTLLGRAEKLYFLGNMAARLAHEIKNPMTAIGTFIQMLPQKYDDEEFRTEFYEIAMEETARINNLIIELMDLAKTRESHFELNDVNELIDKMILLTSPHSKAKQIDIVRNYDSGMGPVWMDSEKMKQVVLNLLANAIDFTPDKGKIELTTKKVMENGKQEVVQIEIKDNGTGIPESLIDKIFNPYFTTRHKSSLHSGTGLGLFIAHKNMQDHGGTIEVKSKVNEGTIFILSFPNTYTGHAPVSSDKD; encoded by the coding sequence ATGGAAAAGGAAGTAAACTGTATAAATTCCGGGATCGTTATAAATTATATAAAGGCTCATAATAACGGTGATTGCTCTGAACTGTTATATGAGCTTGACCCTGAAATAGACTCCCTTTCCGACCCTGAAAGTTTTTTAAAGGATCCGAACAACTGGGTTTCAAGCTCTGTAATTTCTAAATTATTTAAAAGGGCAGGATCGATTCTGCATGATGAAAGGGTTGCTTATAAGATTGCAAAATATTCTATTGAGAATTCATCTCTTGGCTATATTCAAAAGATATTTGTTAAGGCATTCTGGTCTTCAAAAAAGAGTTTCAAACACGCCCAGGCAATCAATGATAAATTTAACCGGAACAAAAAGGTGGAAGCCGTGAAGTTATTGGGGAATGAAGCCGTGGTTCGTCTCCACTGGAACCCCGCAATGAAATCTTCTAAAGTTTTATGCCTTTTCAATCAAGGTATTTATACATTTTTTCCAACTATCTGGTCAGGAAAGCCTTATACATTAAAAGAGGAATGTTGCTATTTTGACGGCGCTCCATATTGCGAGTACCATATAAGATGGCGCTTTCAAAACAGAGTTCGTGAATATCTTTCCAGATTTTTTATGTCCAGAGCAATGCTGAAGGATATCATTACCGAACAGGAGAAGGACAAGGAGCTTATTGAACAAAAATATGATGAAGTTAACCGCCTGAATGTTAGTCTTAATTATAAAATCAAACAGCTTTTAGCCATACAGGATACAGGCAAGGCTATTGTTTCCACGCTTGACTTAAAACAGCTTTTGACCGTTATTATGAATATTTTGTCAAATATATGTCACATAAACCGGGCTATAATCATGCTTGTAAATGAGGAGAAAGGATGCCTTCAATATATGCATGGAGTTGGTTTTGATGGTGAAGCTCCGGAAGATGTCAAAAATTACACTATTCCCCTGAACCATTTGAGCAACATAATGGCAAGGGTTGCCAGCACAGGACGGCCCGAGTATATTCCTGACATAAAAAAATCAATTCTGAGAAAGGAAAATATTGTTTTAAAGCTTACCAATCCCACCTCGGTATTTGTTGTTCCTCTTATAACAAGATCCAGGGTAATCGGGATAATTGCAACAGATGCTGTGGATGGAGAGGGGGTCCCAGAGGTAACAAGGGAAACCCTGGAAATCTTTGCTCCACAGATCGCTATCGCAATAGAAAACGCAAAGCTATACAACAAACTCAAAGAGCAGATGGAGGAGCTGAAAAGATCCCAGACCCTTTTGGGCAGGGCTGAAAAGCTTTACTTTCTCGGCAATATGGCGGCAAGGCTGGCTCATGAGATTAAAAATCCAATGACCGCCATAGGAACATTCATCCAGATGCTGCCTCAAAAATATGATGATGAAGAATTCAGAACCGAGTTTTATGAAATCGCAATGGAGGAAACAGCAAGAATAAATAATCTTATTATCGAACTCATGGACTTGGCTAAAACAAGAGAATCACACTTTGAGCTAAACGATGTTAATGAACTGATAGATAAGATGATTCTTCTTACTTCACCTCATAGCAAGGCAAAACAGATAGATATTGTTCGTAATTATGATTCCGGCATGGGGCCGGTGTGGATGGATTCGGAAAAGATGAAGCAGGTTGTTTTAAACCTGCTTGCAAATGCCATAGATTTTACTCCTGATAAAGGAAAAATTGAATTAACAACAAAAAAGGTTATGGAAAACGGAAAACAGGAGGTTGTTCAGATAGAAATCAAAGATAATGGCACTGGAATACCTGAATCTTTAATTGACAAAATATTCAACCCATATTTTACCACAAGGCATAAAAGTAGCTTGCACAGCGGTACAGGATTGGGCCTGTTTATCGCGCATAAAAACATGCAGGATCATGGCGGAACCATTGAAGTAAAAAGCAAGGTAAATGAGGGCACTATATTTATCCTGTCTTTTCCCAATACTTATACCGGTCATGCCCCGGTATCATCGGATAAAGATTAA